One segment of Leptodactylus fuscus isolate aLepFus1 chromosome 7, aLepFus1.hap2, whole genome shotgun sequence DNA contains the following:
- the LOC142214519 gene encoding vomeronasal type-2 receptor 26-like, which produces MKCVAVLLVLQQAISCQKCSLHSLHASSYYQDGDFIIGGLITVQTSVYKVKYTFKSEPYGFKTGCRVMNFRNYQSLLMFVFAIKEINDNEELLPNVTLGFHILDNCLSEEKAVTGMLRILSGNTYALPNYQCGPSSTVISYSSMDPILSDKIQFPSFYRTVPTDNLQCEAIKKLLNYFGWSWVGILSSNNESGFLISQCLRRKFAQQDSCFAFVGFIPFHDAKSEEWELWVVHTLRTTSANVIVVYGKRYKCIGNETIKDCEHVDAFKDISFYSYNLYKAVYLLTYALHIFVKKTNPSTVRRSLPWKTPTSKCSESCPPGFRKSTRKDLSVCCYECIPCSEGEISDKPDMDTCFKCPSDMWPNSRRDNCKPKVVIYLSYEEPLGTSLAVLALLLFLLTCWIMIIFRKYRTTAIVKANNRDLSFILLISLKMCFLCAFIFIGYPIPLTCILRQTVFGVTFSISISSILTKTIIVIIAFNATKPGSKLRNWMKPSVYKWLLVSCSLLQVLICVCWLSTAPPFPHYNMNDELGKIIVECHEGSPVGFYFVVGYLGFLALTSFFIAFFAKNLPDKFNEAKLITFSMVVFCSVWITFIPAYLSTKGKYVVAVEIFAIISSSAGLLGCIFIPKCYIIIFKPQWNTNSLEIKRTKQCK; this is translated from the exons TTTTATTAGTACTCCAACAAGCCATAAGCTGTCAGAAATGTTCTCTACACTCATTGCATGCGTCTTCTTACTACCAGGATGGAGATTTTATTATTGGGGGACTCATCACcgtccaaacatcagtttacaaggTGAAATATACATTCAAGTCCGAGCCGTATGGATTCAAAACAGGATGTCGCGT AATGAACTTTCGGAACTATCAATCTCTCCTAATGTTTGTATTTGCTATCAAGGAAATCAATGACAATGAGGAGTTGTTGCCTAACGTTACTTTGGGATTTCACATTTTGGATAACTGTCTGTCTGAAGAAAAGGCTGTAACGGGAATGCTAAGAATTCTGTCTGGTAACACGTACGCTCTACCCAACTACCAGTGCGGTCCTTCGTCCACCGTG ataagTTATTCTTCAATGGATCCTATTCTAAGTGATAAAATCCAGTTTCCTTCCTTTTATCGCACAGTGCCTACAGATAATTTGCAATGCGAAGCCATAAAAAAGTTATTAAATTATTTTGGATGGTCTTGGGTCGGAATATTGTCGTCAAACAACGAATCAGGTTTCCTAATCAGTCAGTGTCTACGTAGAAAATTTGCACAGCAAGACTCCTGTTTTGCCTTTGTGGGCTTTATTCCTTTCCATGACGCCAAGAGTGAAGAATGGGAATTGTGGGTTGTTCATACTTTGAGGACTACGAGTGCCAATGTGATAGTTGTCTATG GTAAAAGATATAAGTGTATAGGTAATGAAACTATTAAGGACTGTGAACATGTGGACGCCTTCAAAGATATTTCATTTTATAGTTATAACTTATACAAAGCTGTGTATTTGCTGACATACGCCTTACATATCTTTGTCAAAAAGACGAATCCAAGCACGGTGCGTAGATCTCTGCCATGGAAG ACTCCTACGTCTAAATGCAGTGAAAGTTGCCCTCCTGGATTCAGAAAGTCTACAAGAAAAGATCTATCAGTTTGCTGCTATGAATGTATACCCTGCTCAGAAGGGGAAATCTCTGACAAGCCAG ATATGGACACATGTTTTAAATGTCCATCAGATATGTGGCCTAATTCAAGAAGGGACAACTGTAAGCCTAAGGTGGTGATCTATTTATCATATGAAGAGCCATTGGGGACATCGCTTGCCGTACTCGCTCTGCTCCTCTTTCTCCTCACTTGCTGGATTATGATCATCTTTAGAAAATATCGAACAACTGCCATAGTGAAAGCAAACAACAGAGACCTAAGTTTTATACTTCTTATCTCTCTGAAGATGTGTTTCCTCTGTGCTTTCATTTTCATTGGTTACCCCATTCCATTGACCTGTATTCTTAGACAAACTGTTTTTGGGGTCACTTTTTCCATTTCCATTTCTTCCATCTTAACGAAAACGATCATTGTTATTATTGCCTTCAACGCCACCAAACCAGGCAGCAAGCTAAGGAACTGGATGAAACCTTCAGTATACAAATGGCTTCTTGTATCTTGTTCTTTACTTCAAGTGCTAATATGTGTTTGTTGGTTGTCGACAGCTCCTCCATTTCCACATTACAACATGAATGATGAGCTTGGGAAAATAATAGTGGAATGCCATGAGGGATCTCCAGTTGGATTTTATTTTGTCGTGGGATATTTAGGGTTCTTAGCACTTACtagtttttttattgctttttttgccaaaaacttgCCAGATAAATTTAATGAAGCCAAGCTTATAACCTTCAGTATGGTCGTGTTCTGCAGTGTCTGGATCACTTTTATCCCAGCCTACCTGAGCACTAAGGGGAAATATGTagtggccgtggagatatttgctATCATATCTTCTTCTGCAGGACTACTAGGATGTATATTCATCCCAAAATGCTATATAATCATTTTCAAGCCACAATGGAATACAAACAGTCTTGAGATAAAAAGAACAAAGCaatgtaaataa